Proteins from a single region of Rhipicephalus sanguineus isolate Rsan-2018 chromosome 5, BIME_Rsan_1.4, whole genome shotgun sequence:
- the LOC125758585 gene encoding uncharacterized protein LOC125758585: MPGGVGPAFRGNMDATLTQRGYDPHAMTWETITTSETPNSASSPRFRSQALNDAVERRSQANAMKTASAAAPASGTPADKTQPLASRAVGRKGKVLTKWKPRPFPKPNPDDYVIVVKPRECISLHDAFSENWYGTAFKAYLGPERAQTLTVIPSREQNLIVIHTPDADTADKIIGDFAVNIEHRQVLLNGYLRQDGSNVCHGVIVVRNTDTTETLRESVRWKSGTIVEVRKFGTSNKARVTFAGKEKPRFVHYDTMLIPVKPYYRTIPACGKCGVVGHRMDTCPNPRPDTCGLCGQQVPLVEEGVRAPHECAPVCSVCGGAHATNSRACTATYRNSKVAAHQGGKSKRASKRRRKHQTPSESPRREVAKTDKPASHTGGIRKQPSTPPHCGTGKQPTAQPCGEAGSWANAVKNGNQVGGTGRAASSSPLSSHLHHLTPTKILLPSSRHKSKRYRKD, from the coding sequence ATGCCGGGCGGCGTGGGGCCGGCTTTCCGAGGCAACATGGACGCTACGCTCACCCAGCGTGGATACGACCCACATGCCATGACGTGGGAGACGATTACGACTTCCGAAACGCCAAATTCTGCTTCTTCACCGAGGTTTCGGAGCCAAGCTCTCAACGACGCGGTTGAACGCCGCTCGCAAGCCAACGCCATGAAGACGGCGTCCGCCGCAGCCCCTGCATCCGGTACGCCAGCTGACAAGACGCAGCCTCTCGCTTCGCGCGCTGTGGGacgcaagggcaaggttctcacTAAATGGAAGCCTCGCCCGTTTCCAAAACCGAATCCGGACGACTATGTAATTGTCGTAAAGCCACGAGAGTGCATCTCATTGCATGATGCTTTCTCAGAGAACTGGTACGGGACCGCGTTTAAGGCATACCTCGGGCCCGAGCGAGCTCAGACGTTGACAGTTATTCCATCGAGAGAGCAAAATCTGATCGTTATTCACACCCCGGACGCTGACACGGCGGACAAAATCATCGGGGACTTCGCGGTAAACATCGAGCACAGGCAGGTTCTGCTCAACGGGTACCTGCGACAAGATGGTAGCAATGTCTGCCATGGAGTCATCGTAGTCCGCAACACAGACACGACGGAGACGCTCCGAGAGAGCGTACGCTGGAAGTCTGGCACCATCGTCGAGGTGCGTAAATTTGGAACGTCGAACAAGGCGCGTGTGACCTTCGCTGGAAAGGAGAAGCCACGCTTTGTTCACTACGACACAATGCTGATCCCCGTCAAACCCTACTACCGGACCATCCCGGCCTGCGGAAAGTGCGGTGTCGTCGGCCATCGGATGGACACTTGTCCCAACCCAAGACCGGATACATGTGGCCTGTGTGGACAGCAGGTTCCGCTTGTGGAGGAGGGGGTGCGGGCCCCTCATGAATGTGCACCCGTTTGTTCTGTGTGTGGTGGAGCACACGCCACAAACTCTCGTGCGTGTACGGCCACGTACCGTAATTCCAAGGTGGCCGCACACCAGGGCGGAAAGTCCAAAAGAGCGTCCAAGAGACGACGCAAACATCAGACTCCCAGTGAGTCACCGCGCCGGGAGGTCGCCAAGACAGACAAGCCTGCTTCTCATACTGGAGGAATCAGGAAGCAGCCGTCGACCCCACCGCATTGCGGAACCGGGAAGCAGCCGACGGCGCAACCATGCGGCGAGGCCGGGTCATGGGCCAACGCCGTCAAAAATGGAAACCAGGTGGGTGGTACGGGTAGAGCTGCCTCCTCATCCCCCCTATCATCCCATCTTCATCACCTAACGCCGACCAAAATATTATTGCCAAGCTCCAGGCACAAATCGAAGCGTTACAGAAAAGACTAG